From Pongo pygmaeus isolate AG05252 chromosome 1, NHGRI_mPonPyg2-v2.0_pri, whole genome shotgun sequence, one genomic window encodes:
- the LOC129044906 gene encoding uncharacterized protein C1orf226 isoform X6 has protein sequence MLVLVAQAGGDTLKVTGHYVKCVFLLFVSHLLSEPLSRTVDHGMFENLNTALTPKLQASRSFPHLSKPMAPGSAPLGSAEPGGPGLWVGSSQHLKNLGKAMGAKVNDFLRRKEPSSLGSVGMTEINKTAGAQLAGGADAAPGAWLEDERSVLQEAFPRLDPPPPITRKRTPRALKTTQDMLISSQPVLSSLEYGTEPSPGQAQDSAPTAQPDVPGDTSQPEATTEREERGEVLPNGEVSLSVPDLIHKDSQDESKRKMTECRRASSPSLIERNGLKLSLSPISLAESWGDGSPPPQARTSSLDNEGPHPDLLSFE, from the exons ATGCTGGTACTGGTGGCCCAGGCAGGAGGTGACACTCTCAAAGTGACTGGTCACTACGTAAAATGTGTCTTTCTCTTGTTTGTTTCCCACCTGCTTTCCGAGCCCCTTTCTCGGACAG TTGACCACGGCATGTTTGAGAATTTGAACACAGCCCTCACTCCAAAGCTCCAGGCCAGCCGCTCCTTCCCCCACTTGTCCAAGCCCATGGCCCCCGGCTCTGCCCCTCTGGGCTCTGCTGAGCCTGGGGGGCCAGGACTCTGGGTGGGCAGCAGCCAGCACCTCAAGAACCTGGGCAAAGCCATGGGGGCCAAAGTGAATGACTTCCTGCGGAGAAAggagccctccagcctgggcagtgtggGTATGACAGAGATCAACAAGACTGCAGGAGCACAACTGGCCGGTGGGGCTGACGCGGCTCCAGGGGCTTGGCTAGAGGATGAAAG GTCAGTCCTGCAAGAAGCATTTCCTCGGCTGGATCCTCCACCTCCCATAACCAGAAAGCGAACCCCTCGGGCCCTGAAGACCACCCAGGACATGCTGATTTCATCACAGCCTGTCCTGAGCAGTCTGGAGTATGGGACAGAGCCATCACCTGGGCAGGCCCAGGACTCTGCTCCCACTGCCCAGCCTGACGTCCCAGGAGACACTTCGCAGCCGGAGGCCACCacggaaagagaagagagaggcgAAGTTCTGCCCAATGGAGAGGTTTCCCTGTCAGTACCTGACCTAATCCACAAGGATAGCCAGGATGAATCCAAGCGAAAGATGACTGAGTGCAGAAgggcctcctcccccagcctcatcGAGAGGAATGGCCTCAAACTCAGCTTGAGCCCCATCAGCCTGGCTGAGTCCTGGGGTGATGGCAGCCCCCCTCCTCAGGCACGgacctccagcctggacaatgaggGCCCTCACCCAGACCTGCTGTCCTTTGAATAG
- the LOC129044906 gene encoding uncharacterized protein C1orf226 isoform X5: MESTASKIKMFDHGMFENLNTALTPKLQASRSFPHLSKPMAPGSAPLGSAEPGGPGLWVGSSQHLKNLGKAMGAKVNDFLRRKEPSSLGSVGMTEINKTAGAQLAGGADAAPGAWLEDERSVLQEAFPRLDPPPPITRKRTPRALKTTQDMLISSQPVLSSLEYGTEPSPGQAQDSAPTAQPDVPGDTSQPEATTEREERGEVLPNGEVSLSVPDLIHKDSQDESKRKMTECRRASSPSLIERNGLKLSLSPISLAESWGDGSPPPQARTSSLDNEGPHPDLLSFE; encoded by the exons ATGGAGTCTACTGCAAGCAAGATTAAAATGT TTGACCACGGCATGTTTGAGAATTTGAACACAGCCCTCACTCCAAAGCTCCAGGCCAGCCGCTCCTTCCCCCACTTGTCCAAGCCCATGGCCCCCGGCTCTGCCCCTCTGGGCTCTGCTGAGCCTGGGGGGCCAGGACTCTGGGTGGGCAGCAGCCAGCACCTCAAGAACCTGGGCAAAGCCATGGGGGCCAAAGTGAATGACTTCCTGCGGAGAAAggagccctccagcctgggcagtgtggGTATGACAGAGATCAACAAGACTGCAGGAGCACAACTGGCCGGTGGGGCTGACGCGGCTCCAGGGGCTTGGCTAGAGGATGAAAG GTCAGTCCTGCAAGAAGCATTTCCTCGGCTGGATCCTCCACCTCCCATAACCAGAAAGCGAACCCCTCGGGCCCTGAAGACCACCCAGGACATGCTGATTTCATCACAGCCTGTCCTGAGCAGTCTGGAGTATGGGACAGAGCCATCACCTGGGCAGGCCCAGGACTCTGCTCCCACTGCCCAGCCTGACGTCCCAGGAGACACTTCGCAGCCGGAGGCCACCacggaaagagaagagagaggcgAAGTTCTGCCCAATGGAGAGGTTTCCCTGTCAGTACCTGACCTAATCCACAAGGATAGCCAGGATGAATCCAAGCGAAAGATGACTGAGTGCAGAAgggcctcctcccccagcctcatcGAGAGGAATGGCCTCAAACTCAGCTTGAGCCCCATCAGCCTGGCTGAGTCCTGGGGTGATGGCAGCCCCCCTCCTCAGGCACGgacctccagcctggacaatgaggGCCCTCACCCAGACCTGCTGTCCTTTGAATAG